A region of Thermoplasmataceae archaeon DNA encodes the following proteins:
- a CDS encoding MFS transporter, with protein MANTQNRSLRKVGLDFGLISGAEWLIIIAAFMGRFLLQFYQTSIGSLGLAFSMSSFEVGIGFALFTLAFAGAAFLMRKFRPSQLKTVEIISLALLGITMPLYIFASGFAEVYTLMIIDGFITGLVMDSFMTMAGMASMDQSKRQVEQASFSFWVALALIIAPFVTGYLLDLGIKEIFLIFAVMAFVAIPFVVLLRGKYSLQYMEAKGHKGSVSITSLFKNRQYNWAVIAAFAYTIPFYIIFSYGVIYGGVLGLSATTVFYLLAIMFVGDVVTRFIIRLKSPIQNRRPYMVFAVTIALVAAIFLALSSVSVVFFVLAFLIAAIPDGIAWTLGIQIANTTFKSEEIGTSTSFFSSTMMIMSALMPLVGYMASVKYLGFTSTLWIFAGITAIFFIWELLLRPAKTVNDQEDKTVKS; from the coding sequence ATGGCAAACACGCAGAATAGAAGTTTAAGAAAGGTTGGATTAGATTTTGGCCTAATAAGCGGGGCCGAGTGGCTGATTATCATAGCTGCATTTATGGGCAGGTTTCTGCTCCAGTTCTATCAGACCTCAATAGGTTCCTTGGGACTGGCATTCAGCATGAGTTCGTTTGAGGTGGGTATAGGATTTGCGCTTTTCACCCTGGCATTCGCAGGGGCAGCATTTCTTATGAGGAAGTTCAGGCCAAGTCAGTTGAAGACGGTTGAGATAATCTCCCTGGCACTCCTTGGAATAACGATGCCACTGTATATATTTGCATCTGGCTTTGCAGAGGTGTACACATTAATGATCATTGATGGTTTCATAACCGGTCTGGTAATGGACTCATTCATGACAATGGCAGGAATGGCATCCATGGACCAGTCCAAGAGGCAGGTTGAACAGGCATCATTCTCCTTCTGGGTCGCGCTTGCGCTCATCATTGCTCCGTTCGTGACTGGATACCTCCTGGATCTTGGTATAAAGGAGATCTTCCTGATATTTGCTGTAATGGCCTTTGTGGCAATACCTTTTGTCGTCTTACTTAGAGGGAAATACTCACTTCAATATATGGAGGCAAAAGGGCACAAGGGAAGTGTGAGCATAACATCACTGTTCAAGAACAGACAGTACAACTGGGCAGTCATAGCCGCTTTCGCCTACACGATACCGTTCTATATAATCTTCTCGTATGGTGTTATCTATGGCGGAGTCCTTGGTCTTTCAGCAACCACGGTGTTCTACCTCTTAGCCATAATGTTCGTCGGTGACGTCGTGACAAGGTTCATTATAAGACTTAAATCACCAATACAGAACAGGAGACCATACATGGTCTTCGCTGTTACTATTGCGCTTGTCGCGGCAATATTCCTCGCACTGAGTTCTGTGTCAGTAGTATTCTTTGTACTTGCATTCCTTATTGCAGCAATACCCGATGGAATTGCCTGGACTCTTGGAATACAGATAGCAAACACCACATTCAAGTCGGAAGAGATTGGAACATCGACGTCATTCTTCAGCTCGACCATGATGATCATGTCTGCTCTGATGCCACTCGTTGGGTACATGGCATCCGTAAAGTATTTAGGTTTTACCTCAACGCTTTGGATATTTGCAGGAATCACCGCAATATTCTTCATATGGGAACTTCTGCTCAGACCCGCAAAAACTGTGAATGATCAGGAAGATAAGACCGTTAAGTCGTAA
- a CDS encoding bile acid:sodium symporter: MFVIVAIAVGIGLGSDFRSSSSVAATYGIPVGLFFMIYPAMAKVQLNEMGRSIRNIRTLGFTAILNYAITPFLVAGIAYFFIYVVYVHLGILGAGVASQMLVGIILLGIAPCIGMVMVWTDMAHGNLPLGVSLVAWNSIIQILTTPFLIYLLARTSVTVSPSLIIESVLLYLGLPMLAGVITRWIFQKKQYYNRLLRSLGSVQTIALLFTIVVIFWGEGFGIIKTPSLVWMVGIVMLIFYFVLFHVGYLTSKKIGYNYPDSTAIGFSVSARNFEVSIAIALSAFAVYPYVAITTAIGPLLEIPLMLMLVWMQMRRESRKLAH; this comes from the coding sequence ATTTTTGTAATAGTTGCCATCGCTGTTGGCATAGGTTTGGGATCCGACTTCAGATCGAGCAGTTCAGTTGCAGCCACTTACGGCATTCCAGTGGGCCTTTTCTTCATGATATACCCCGCCATGGCCAAAGTTCAGCTGAATGAGATGGGAAGGAGCATAAGAAACATCAGAACCTTAGGTTTTACCGCAATTCTGAACTACGCAATCACTCCATTCCTTGTCGCAGGAATAGCGTACTTTTTCATTTATGTAGTTTACGTGCATTTAGGCATCCTAGGTGCTGGTGTCGCGTCTCAGATGCTGGTCGGCATCATTCTTCTCGGAATTGCCCCGTGTATCGGGATGGTCATGGTCTGGACAGACATGGCACATGGTAACCTGCCTCTCGGAGTATCTCTAGTAGCCTGGAACTCGATAATTCAGATATTAACGACTCCATTTCTAATATATCTTCTGGCTAGAACTTCTGTTACAGTAAGTCCATCCCTCATTATTGAGAGTGTTTTATTATACCTTGGTCTTCCTATGTTAGCGGGCGTCATTACCAGGTGGATTTTCCAGAAAAAGCAATATTATAACCGCTTGCTGAGGTCTCTAGGGTCTGTGCAGACTATCGCTCTCTTGTTCACGATCGTGGTTATATTCTGGGGGGAGGGATTTGGAATAATAAAAACGCCTTCACTGGTCTGGATGGTGGGTATTGTGATGCTAATTTTTTACTTCGTGCTCTTTCATGTGGGGTATCTCACTTCGAAGAAGATCGGTTACAATTATCCAGATTCCACTGCCATCGGATTCTCGGTTTCCGCCAGGAATTTTGAAGTAAGCATTGCAATAGCTCTTTCTGCTTTTGCAGTGTATCCCTATGTTGCTATAACTACTGCAATTGGCCCTCTGCTTGAAATACCTCTAATGCTCATGCTGGTATGGATGCAGATGCGAAGAGAGAGCAGAAAATTAGCCCATTAA
- a CDS encoding DNA topoisomerase I has translation MTLTLIIAEKADAARRISYFLSDGNSKQKRAKGLSYIEFGEKDRTVVIPLSGHIIGIDFPKEMTEWKSVNLGTLIDSKILKNVKNRTAYNTLKHFAPEADKIVIATDYDREGELIGVEALEIIREEIKSLGKVPEVQRAKFSALTGEEIKQAFSEPIMVDYNLADSAEAREEIDLIWGAVLTRFFSLAAHRYGKNFLSIGRVQTPTLALIVGREKEIMAFKPEPYWRLLVLFFKSGAFQGEYEAGNIGSEKEAAKILDDVNGKNGTVKEFENRLERIGKPSPFNTTDFLREASRIGISPPKAMSIAELLYTRGYISYPRTDNTVYQKSISLKSVLKKLSGSEFRDDVNKVLSQERIVPSRGRTEAMDHPPIYPVNSVKKGLLKGDYARIYELILRRFLATLYVAGEREVKEALIDIAGHNFKTRGVRVTKPGWLELYPYRKIDESYHPDLEKGEEVKATKWEMVKEHTKPPWRYDMAALLKAMEDLSLGTKSTRHDIIAKLQERGFIEGNPVRPTNLGIGLIDSVTTVKSKISEPQMTAELEREMDRIAGKEMKKDQVVYESRTMLHSVLADFKNRESEIREIINGSLRKGESIGKCPFHDSNIILLKNRDYYTVKCETEDCRINFNLPGGALVQLLEDRCEVCSLPKIKVIRRGQSPDIRCINPKCEYNLNKDSFGVCPSDGGRLVLRQSRFGKRFLGCSNYPDCKVTYALPQMGLLSVTGEKCPYCSAPLIVMTGKGRRWKFCPKISCEYNGKKKRGERNKKSTA, from the coding sequence TTGACGTTAACGCTTATAATCGCTGAAAAAGCCGACGCTGCTAGGCGTATCTCCTATTTTCTTTCTGATGGGAATTCAAAACAGAAACGAGCCAAGGGACTCAGCTACATTGAATTTGGCGAAAAGGATCGCACTGTGGTGATTCCGCTCAGTGGTCACATTATTGGAATAGATTTTCCGAAGGAAATGACGGAATGGAAGTCCGTAAATCTGGGCACCCTCATTGACTCAAAGATACTAAAGAACGTCAAGAACAGGACTGCATACAATACACTTAAACACTTCGCTCCTGAAGCAGACAAGATCGTCATTGCCACTGATTACGACCGGGAGGGCGAACTCATAGGCGTTGAGGCTCTAGAGATAATAAGGGAGGAAATCAAGTCACTGGGAAAGGTGCCGGAAGTACAGAGGGCCAAGTTCAGCGCTCTCACGGGAGAAGAGATAAAGCAGGCCTTTTCAGAACCCATCATGGTGGATTACAACCTTGCTGATTCTGCAGAAGCAAGAGAGGAAATTGATCTTATATGGGGTGCGGTTCTAACGCGATTTTTCTCACTGGCAGCGCATCGATACGGAAAGAATTTCCTGTCGATAGGCAGAGTACAGACACCTACACTGGCGCTCATAGTAGGCAGAGAAAAAGAGATAATGGCTTTCAAACCGGAACCATATTGGAGATTGCTGGTTCTGTTCTTCAAGAGTGGGGCGTTCCAGGGTGAGTATGAAGCTGGAAATATAGGGTCAGAGAAAGAGGCAGCGAAGATCCTTGATGATGTCAACGGGAAGAACGGCACTGTGAAGGAATTTGAGAATCGGTTAGAACGCATTGGAAAACCTTCACCGTTCAACACCACAGATTTCCTCAGGGAGGCGTCGAGGATCGGTATCTCACCGCCGAAAGCCATGTCTATAGCGGAGCTTCTCTATACACGAGGCTATATAAGTTATCCAAGAACTGACAATACGGTATATCAGAAGTCAATCTCACTGAAATCCGTACTTAAGAAGTTATCAGGTTCAGAGTTTAGGGATGACGTAAACAAGGTTTTGTCGCAGGAGAGAATAGTTCCATCAAGGGGGAGGACAGAGGCCATGGATCATCCCCCTATTTATCCAGTCAACTCCGTAAAAAAAGGGTTGCTGAAGGGTGATTATGCGAGGATATACGAGCTTATTCTCAGGAGATTCCTCGCCACCTTGTATGTAGCTGGTGAGAGGGAAGTGAAAGAGGCTCTCATTGATATTGCAGGCCACAATTTCAAGACCAGGGGAGTCAGGGTCACAAAACCGGGATGGCTGGAGCTTTATCCCTACAGGAAAATTGACGAGTCCTATCACCCTGACCTTGAGAAAGGAGAAGAGGTCAAGGCAACAAAATGGGAAATGGTCAAGGAACACACAAAACCGCCATGGCGTTATGACATGGCTGCATTGCTCAAAGCAATGGAAGACCTCTCTCTTGGAACAAAGAGTACGAGACATGACATCATTGCGAAACTCCAGGAACGTGGCTTCATAGAGGGAAATCCTGTAAGGCCCACCAATCTAGGGATCGGGCTCATCGATTCTGTCACGACAGTGAAATCCAAGATCTCAGAACCTCAGATGACCGCTGAGCTGGAAAGGGAGATGGATAGGATCGCCGGAAAAGAAATGAAGAAGGATCAGGTTGTCTACGAGTCAAGGACTATGCTCCATTCCGTGCTTGCCGATTTTAAGAACCGGGAGTCGGAAATCAGGGAAATTATTAATGGGTCTCTCAGGAAGGGTGAGTCCATCGGAAAATGTCCATTTCATGATTCTAATATCATACTCCTGAAAAACAGGGATTATTACACGGTAAAATGTGAAACTGAGGACTGCAGAATAAATTTCAACCTTCCAGGCGGTGCCCTTGTTCAGCTGCTTGAAGATCGATGTGAAGTCTGTTCTCTGCCGAAGATCAAAGTGATAAGGAGGGGACAGTCCCCCGATATAAGATGCATTAACCCTAAGTGCGAATACAACTTAAATAAGGATTCCTTCGGAGTATGCCCATCAGACGGGGGCAGGCTAGTCTTAAGGCAGTCAAGATTTGGAAAACGGTTCCTAGGGTGCTCCAATTATCCGGATTGCAAGGTGACTTATGCGCTTCCGCAGATGGGTTTGCTCTCAGTGACCGGAGAGAAGTGCCCTTATTGCTCTGCCCCCCTTATAGTGATGACGGGAAAAGGAAGAAGGTGGAAATTCTGTCCAAAAATAAGCTGCGAATATAATGGAAAGAAGAAAAGAGGTGAAAGGAATAAGAAGAGTACTGCCTGA
- a CDS encoding presenilin family intramembrane aspartyl protease PSH produces MERRKEVKGIRRVLPELFTMILFAVSSLFAIYISQQLIIQDASIKASGSTGGFGNVLVFIPLIIVFSLVVIFLARRKKVRFLKWLFIVMVVYVVFYVSLFISYPIAAYLAYTQFEFNAISLIIIIGLPLIFLYLLAFRNEWYVVDASGIFLVAGVGSVWGVIVGVWAAVALLIIFAVYDYISVYKTKHMVALAEAAIDENLPLLFVVPSRRGTKLSEMTFAGRAEHGALMLGFGDVAMPSILVVSAFTYSYPTNWIFYVLFTMIGALVAMAVLFFTDVEKPAPGLPFINTGAILGFLLAFLLFPI; encoded by the coding sequence ATGGAAAGAAGAAAAGAGGTGAAAGGAATAAGAAGAGTACTGCCTGAACTGTTCACGATGATTCTGTTCGCCGTTTCTTCACTCTTTGCGATATACATTTCGCAACAGTTGATAATTCAGGATGCTTCCATCAAGGCAAGCGGTTCCACTGGAGGTTTCGGGAATGTTCTAGTTTTCATTCCTCTCATTATCGTGTTCTCCCTTGTTGTCATATTTCTTGCTAGGAGGAAAAAGGTCCGCTTCCTAAAATGGCTGTTCATAGTGATGGTCGTCTACGTTGTCTTCTATGTGTCACTCTTCATCTCGTACCCAATAGCCGCATACCTTGCCTATACACAATTTGAGTTCAATGCCATCTCTCTGATAATAATCATCGGTCTCCCTTTGATATTCCTTTATCTACTGGCATTCAGGAACGAATGGTACGTGGTGGATGCTTCTGGGATATTTCTCGTGGCGGGAGTTGGGTCAGTATGGGGCGTCATTGTAGGTGTCTGGGCTGCTGTGGCTCTTCTAATAATTTTCGCTGTCTACGACTATATCTCTGTGTACAAGACCAAGCACATGGTAGCCCTTGCAGAAGCCGCAATTGATGAGAACCTGCCCCTCCTTTTTGTTGTGCCTTCAAGAAGGGGTACAAAATTGAGCGAAATGACCTTTGCAGGGAGAGCGGAACACGGGGCTCTCATGCTCGGTTTCGGAGATGTTGCAATGCCAAGTATCCTGGTTGTGTCAGCATTCACGTACAGTTATCCAACGAACTGGATTTTCTATGTGCTCTTCACTATGATCGGTGCCCTTGTGGCCATGGCGGTACTCTTTTTCACAGATGTAGAGAAACCAGCGCCTGGATTACCTTTTATCAACACCGGCGCGATTCTTGGTTTTCTGCTTGCTTTCTTGCTATTCCCGATCTGA
- the purH gene encoding bifunctional phosphoribosylaminoimidazolecarboxamide formyltransferase/IMP cyclohydrolase — MRALISVYNKSGLIEFVKSCGDVMGEIYATGSTGDHLRKNGISARSTSELTGFEELLGGRVKTLHPRIFAGILSDYDSRARGNTDYPDFDIVICNFYPFRSVSEGNDVEKMIENIDIGGVSLVRAAAKNYANVAVLSDPADYPPALESIRSTGNISDELRKELALKAFQRVADYDILIHNSLQRVFGEKSLETLLISGVRGEKLRYGENPDQRGYVFSDGSSKGIANARKLNGKELSYNNLMDADSAFFSVMEFEVPACMIIKHNTPCGAATGKDLTEAFTRALSTDTESAYGSVIGFNMNVDASTAAALSSLFVEVVVSPGYSKEAISILRKKKNLRVLEVEKPLNRGMKVRSISGGFLLQDDLVSTYERLELKTDTEASPSEIEDLKFAWKVVTHCRSNAIVLAKNGCAVAIGAGQTSRVEALRIAINKAGEKAKGSVMASDAYFPFSDSVEIAGEHGISSIIQPGGSIRDEEVIAMAKEKHIPMYFTGKRVFLH, encoded by the coding sequence ATGAGAGCCCTGATTAGCGTTTATAACAAATCCGGCCTGATAGAATTCGTAAAGAGTTGTGGAGATGTCATGGGAGAGATTTATGCTACCGGTAGCACTGGCGATCACCTCCGAAAAAATGGAATTTCGGCAAGGAGCACTTCTGAGCTGACTGGATTCGAAGAGCTCCTGGGTGGTAGGGTGAAAACCCTGCATCCGAGGATTTTTGCCGGAATACTTTCAGACTACGATTCAAGGGCCAGAGGAAACACAGATTATCCGGATTTTGACATTGTGATTTGCAACTTCTACCCCTTCAGGTCAGTCTCGGAGGGCAATGATGTTGAGAAAATGATTGAGAATATAGACATCGGCGGCGTTTCTCTTGTGAGGGCGGCCGCAAAGAATTATGCCAATGTCGCGGTACTCTCAGATCCTGCGGATTATCCACCGGCCTTAGAGTCCATCAGAAGCACGGGCAATATTTCTGATGAATTGAGGAAAGAACTGGCGCTGAAAGCCTTCCAGAGGGTTGCGGATTATGATATACTTATACATAATTCGCTCCAGAGGGTTTTCGGAGAGAAATCACTGGAAACCCTTTTAATAAGCGGCGTTCGTGGGGAGAAACTCAGATACGGGGAAAACCCGGATCAGAGAGGCTATGTGTTTTCCGACGGCAGCTCAAAGGGCATTGCAAATGCAAGGAAGCTCAATGGAAAGGAGCTATCTTACAATAACCTTATGGATGCAGATTCCGCATTTTTTTCGGTGATGGAATTTGAAGTCCCTGCGTGTATGATTATAAAGCACAACACGCCGTGCGGAGCGGCAACGGGGAAGGACCTCACAGAGGCTTTCACGAGGGCCCTGTCCACAGATACAGAATCTGCGTACGGTTCGGTGATAGGTTTCAATATGAACGTTGATGCCAGCACTGCTGCGGCTTTATCATCACTTTTCGTAGAAGTCGTTGTGTCGCCCGGGTACAGCAAGGAAGCCATAAGCATACTACGGAAAAAAAAGAATCTTAGGGTACTCGAGGTGGAGAAGCCTCTCAATCGAGGAATGAAAGTGAGATCTATTTCAGGCGGGTTCCTTCTGCAGGACGATCTGGTATCCACCTATGAAAGACTGGAACTTAAAACTGATACGGAGGCATCTCCGTCAGAGATTGAGGATCTAAAATTTGCATGGAAGGTAGTGACCCACTGTCGCAGCAATGCTATTGTACTTGCGAAGAATGGATGTGCCGTTGCAATAGGTGCTGGACAGACATCGAGAGTTGAAGCCCTGCGAATAGCGATCAATAAAGCCGGCGAGAAAGCAAAGGGATCAGTTATGGCTTCGGACGCTTACTTCCCATTCTCCGATAGCGTGGAAATCGCTGGAGAACATGGGATATCTTCAATAATACAGCCGGGCGGATCAATTAGGGATGAAGAAGTGATAGCCATGGCAAAGGAAAAACATATACCCATGTATTTCACCGGGAAACGGGTATTCCTTCACTGA
- a CDS encoding methionine adenosyltransferase gives METTVLKEKQETERNISIEELNQTPVVQREVELVERKGIGHPDSVCDGIAEAVSRGLSKYYLKEYGRILHHNTDQVEVVGGQASPKFGGGKVLEPAYILLSGRATTTVDGERIPCKSIAVKAAKEYLATNFKHLDLDSDVMIDSRIGHGSVDLRGLYDTRKHKANDTSFGVGFAPFTDTENLVLNTEKYLNGNLKNKLPAIGYDIKVMGFRQKDTINLTIAAAYVDKFVKDKGEYFSIKEELTNLVTDFVKKQTELNVKIFINTGDLKDENVYYLTVTGLSMENGDDGSVGRGNRVNGIITPYRPMSMEAAAGKNPVTHVGKLYNVLSNIIAKDVIKESGGDVEEAMVRIVSQIGRPVDEPHVASIQLIYAPGADRSKHRANIRRIADQRLENIADLTDKFVSGETPVF, from the coding sequence ATGGAAACTACTGTATTGAAGGAAAAACAGGAAACTGAAAGAAACATTTCAATCGAAGAACTGAACCAGACCCCGGTGGTCCAGAGGGAAGTAGAGCTGGTGGAAAGGAAGGGAATTGGGCACCCTGATAGCGTCTGTGACGGAATCGCAGAGGCGGTTAGCAGAGGTTTGAGTAAGTATTACCTTAAGGAATATGGCAGAATTCTTCACCACAACACCGATCAGGTGGAAGTCGTTGGAGGGCAGGCATCTCCTAAATTTGGTGGTGGAAAGGTGCTTGAGCCCGCTTATATTCTTCTGAGCGGCAGAGCCACAACTACAGTTGATGGGGAAAGAATTCCATGCAAGTCAATAGCTGTCAAGGCAGCGAAGGAGTACCTAGCTACCAACTTCAAACATCTTGATCTTGATTCCGATGTAATGATAGACTCCAGAATTGGCCACGGTTCTGTTGATCTCAGGGGGTTGTATGATACAAGAAAACACAAGGCTAATGACACGTCGTTTGGAGTCGGATTCGCCCCCTTCACTGATACGGAAAATCTAGTCCTTAATACTGAGAAATATCTCAACGGAAACCTGAAGAATAAACTCCCTGCCATTGGGTATGATATTAAGGTGATGGGATTCAGGCAGAAAGATACCATAAACCTAACCATCGCGGCTGCTTATGTTGACAAGTTTGTAAAGGACAAGGGTGAATATTTCTCCATCAAGGAAGAGCTTACCAACCTGGTAACAGATTTTGTCAAGAAGCAGACAGAGTTGAATGTTAAGATTTTCATAAATACCGGGGATCTAAAGGACGAGAATGTATACTACCTTACTGTTACAGGATTATCAATGGAAAATGGGGATGATGGATCCGTGGGAAGAGGTAACAGGGTTAACGGGATAATAACGCCGTACAGGCCGATGAGTATGGAGGCTGCCGCCGGAAAGAATCCTGTTACGCATGTAGGAAAACTGTATAATGTTCTATCGAACATCATAGCTAAAGACGTGATAAAGGAAAGCGGCGGAGACGTTGAGGAAGCAATGGTTAGAATAGTCTCCCAGATTGGGAGACCCGTAGACGAGCCGCATGTGGCAAGCATACAGTTAATATATGCTCCGGGTGCGGACAGATCTAAACATAGGGCGAACATTAGGAGAATAGCTGATCAGCGGCTTGAGAACATAGCAGACCTCACAGACAAATTTGTAAGCGGGGAAACACCTGTTTTCTAA
- the rimI gene encoding ribosomal protein S18-alanine N-acetyltransferase — translation MAAVRDALVAETRKFRPEDVRKVVEIANNSLTEYYTEALLLDLYENWRNSFIVYTVNDRIVGFIVGSKFSRTEARILLLAVDKDFRNMGLGHVLMKTFIDTCNQENLLSVRLEVRTDNVTAIGFYRNLGFSIISTIKGYYSDLSDAYLMWKLL, via the coding sequence ATGGCTGCGGTGAGGGATGCATTGGTTGCAGAGACGAGAAAATTTCGTCCAGAAGACGTAAGAAAAGTAGTTGAAATAGCAAACAACTCACTGACTGAGTACTATACTGAAGCTCTTTTGCTGGATCTTTACGAAAACTGGCGAAACTCATTCATCGTCTATACCGTCAATGACAGGATCGTAGGCTTCATTGTTGGATCAAAATTTTCCAGAACAGAAGCTAGAATACTTCTTCTTGCTGTTGATAAAGATTTCAGGAACATGGGTTTGGGGCATGTTCTTATGAAAACCTTCATTGATACCTGCAATCAGGAAAATCTATTGTCGGTCAGATTGGAAGTACGTACCGATAATGTAACTGCAATTGGTTTTTACAGGAATCTTGGATTTTCCATCATATCCACCATTAAGGGGTATTACAGCGATCTATCTGACGCTTACCTGATGTGGAAGTTACTCTGA
- a CDS encoding chloride channel protein, whose translation VLNYVISGFHRYLIPVSTVLGGLLSGMLVYWFAPEAEGHGTDAAIDAFHNKGGRIRRRVPIIKTLASAITIGSGGSAGREGPSAQIAAGFGSYIADVFKMDDHDRRIAMAAGIGAGIGSIFLAPLGGALLSTEILYRRDFEVDALIPSIIASVTGYIIFGYNFNYQPLFSIPGSGILGFSHPAALILYSLVGVVAGLLGVLYVITFYGVQKMFKRAKKIPNFVKPAIGGLVVGVIAIFFPEILGLGYGWIQLIFLDRISMFPIWLLVALIIAKIIATSFTIGSGGSGGVFAPGMVTGAFIGALMGIIFIPFFPYLNVIEVTIIGMISFFGGISKAPISVMIMGTEMTGGYSLFLPLMLSTVISYYISGQKYSIYHNQVLNRQSSPAHKQEYERPVLDSITAYESMKRNYYYVTPEMTLRESMYTIRESRTKVVVVQKDGLLKGLLSIEQVKPSMDLDRTTAQDVMDSNVQTIKGSATAHTAMDMLTRSTAGKLVVVDDEDPDKILGTIGLSDLADAYNREIRKLKFQQSKANTGDGDK comes from the coding sequence GTGTTCTTAATTATGTAATCAGCGGGTTTCACCGATACCTTATACCGGTTTCCACGGTGCTTGGAGGTTTGTTATCAGGAATGCTTGTTTATTGGTTTGCACCAGAGGCGGAGGGTCACGGTACTGATGCTGCAATAGACGCTTTCCATAATAAGGGGGGCAGAATAAGGAGACGTGTGCCTATTATCAAGACTCTTGCATCAGCAATAACCATTGGCTCTGGTGGAAGCGCTGGCAGAGAGGGCCCCTCGGCGCAGATAGCCGCTGGTTTCGGATCCTACATCGCTGACGTTTTCAAGATGGATGATCATGATCGCAGAATAGCCATGGCGGCTGGAATTGGCGCCGGTATAGGAAGCATTTTTCTTGCACCTCTTGGGGGTGCGTTGCTGAGCACAGAAATTCTATATCGCAGGGATTTCGAGGTAGATGCGCTCATCCCCTCTATTATAGCTTCGGTTACAGGGTATATAATATTTGGCTATAATTTCAACTATCAACCGCTTTTCAGTATTCCAGGATCAGGGATCCTTGGGTTCAGCCACCCTGCGGCGCTGATCCTATACTCGCTTGTTGGCGTGGTTGCAGGTCTTCTCGGCGTACTGTATGTGATTACTTTCTACGGCGTGCAGAAAATGTTCAAAAGAGCGAAAAAAATCCCTAATTTTGTGAAGCCGGCGATTGGCGGGCTTGTTGTTGGTGTCATCGCAATATTCTTCCCGGAAATTCTTGGCCTGGGGTACGGGTGGATACAGTTAATCTTTCTTGACAGGATTTCAATGTTCCCGATCTGGCTTCTGGTAGCCTTGATTATTGCGAAGATAATTGCAACATCATTCACAATAGGATCTGGTGGGTCTGGAGGCGTCTTCGCTCCCGGAATGGTTACTGGGGCATTTATCGGTGCACTGATGGGAATTATTTTTATTCCCTTTTTCCCATATCTTAATGTAATTGAAGTAACAATAATTGGAATGATTTCTTTCTTTGGTGGCATATCAAAGGCTCCGATATCTGTGATGATCATGGGCACAGAAATGACAGGAGGCTATTCTCTATTTCTACCACTAATGCTTTCTACCGTAATTTCTTATTATATCTCTGGGCAGAAATACTCCATATACCACAATCAGGTGCTAAATAGGCAGAGTTCCCCGGCACATAAACAGGAATACGAGAGGCCAGTGCTTGATTCCATTACAGCGTATGAATCCATGAAACGCAATTACTATTATGTCACACCAGAGATGACTCTCAGAGAATCAATGTATACGATCAGGGAAAGCAGGACTAAAGTTGTCGTGGTACAGAAAGACGGTCTTTTGAAAGGACTGCTTTCTATTGAGCAGGTAAAGCCTTCAATGGATCTCGACAGAACGACCGCCCAGGATGTTATGGACAGCAACGTACAGACCATAAAAGGAAGCGCTACAGCACATACCGCAATGGATATGCTTACCAGAAGCACAGCCGGTAAGCTGGTCGTTGTCGACGATGAAGATCCCGACAAGATACTTGGTACCATAGGCCTTTCTGATCTTGCAGATGCATATAACCGAGAGATTAGGAAATTAAAATTCCAACAAAGTAAAGCTAACACTGGCGACGGGGACAAGTAA